A single window of Aminobacterium mobile DSM 12262 DNA harbors:
- a CDS encoding D-alanine--D-alanine ligase family protein, giving the protein MEYIFGEERENPLPNFSNGKDVEKIGVTYNLRCEAKDHEPDDLYEEYDSLETIESIAKELGEYGFQVFLFEQNDTLIQKLLSVKPDFVLNLTEGRGTSRGRESQIPCILESLEIPFSGSDSVSLGLSLDKVLTSGLLASAGLPVPENRVFKRPVDFNNLGVLFKHHRQYIIKPRWEGSSKGIFHDSIVDSSEQLVDRVQRIWNLYKQPAVVEEYLPGIEITAGVAGNIKPECIGMMSITPKEETAMFLYSLEEKRNYIERIQYNGPDTLGPMLRKDIAKLAVRAFEALELRDIARIDFRLDEKDKPHIIDINPLPGLSPAYSDLPILYRLSGGEYSDLLRIILREAFSRYGLDTSRLEEPLCAEKRD; this is encoded by the coding sequence CGCTGTGAAGCGAAAGATCATGAACCTGATGATCTCTACGAGGAATATGACAGCCTGGAAACCATTGAATCCATTGCTAAAGAACTTGGAGAGTATGGTTTTCAGGTTTTTTTGTTTGAACAGAACGACACTCTCATACAAAAACTACTCTCTGTTAAGCCCGATTTTGTTTTGAATCTAACAGAAGGACGGGGTACCTCTCGAGGCAGAGAATCACAGATTCCGTGTATTCTTGAAAGTTTGGAGATTCCTTTCAGCGGATCCGACTCTGTATCGTTAGGTCTCTCCCTAGATAAAGTACTTACGAGTGGACTTCTTGCAAGCGCGGGTTTACCCGTTCCAGAGAATAGGGTATTTAAAAGGCCTGTTGATTTCAATAATTTGGGAGTCCTTTTCAAGCACCACAGGCAATATATTATAAAGCCTCGTTGGGAAGGATCCTCAAAAGGAATATTCCATGATTCTATTGTGGACTCTTCAGAGCAGCTTGTTGACAGGGTTCAGAGGATATGGAACCTATATAAGCAACCCGCTGTCGTCGAAGAGTACCTCCCCGGCATAGAAATCACTGCTGGAGTGGCTGGAAACATAAAGCCAGAGTGTATTGGGATGATGTCTATTACTCCCAAAGAAGAGACTGCAATGTTTCTCTACTCTCTTGAAGAGAAGAGAAACTATATAGAAAGAATTCAATATAACGGTCCCGATACCCTCGGGCCTATGCTAAGGAAGGACATTGCCAAGCTGGCAGTTCGCGCTTTCGAAGCCTTGGAGCTGCGGGATATTGCACGTATTGATTTTCGGCTTGATGAGAAAGATAAACCTCATATTATCGATATCAATCCCCTGCCTGGGTTGTCACCTGCGTATAGTGACCTTCCTATCCTTTATCGCCTCAGCGGAGGAGAATATTCAGATCTTCTTCGAATCATCCTCCGCGAGGCCTTCTCCAGATATGGACTCGACACATCCAGGCTGGAAGAACCCCTCTGTGCCGAAAAGAGGGACTAA